One segment of Acropora muricata isolate sample 2 chromosome 8, ASM3666990v1, whole genome shotgun sequence DNA contains the following:
- the LOC136925810 gene encoding uncharacterized protein, with product MGLRYGINAYKSVQDSWLGAMTSERKEEPKIMLVAIAEASIMNERVTLFTKGHECLDMQLTCRENLSLSVEPSYLYLYKPLKDDEVGDLAVIKYSPSANDQKQVCEGLILRYKPKVISRGKEPVKIMTADGKFVDCPGVVFDTGNTAGTGISAALVKALNLEGKIDVRDRRSFVGVGTDNNGNPIIGECNTIMIDIKIRHMRLTRKALYGIPPGDIHLLIGTDIIDLLGQKGFKLGK from the exons ATGGGTTTACGTTATGGAATCAATGCCTACAAGAGTGTACAGGATTCATGGCTAGGAGCCATGacaagtgaaagaaaagaagagcCTAAAATTATGCTGGTGGCAATTGCCGAAGCGTCCATCATGAATGAAAGGGTTACCCTCTTCACAAAGGGACACGAATGCCTTGACATGCAGTTGACATGCAGAGAGAATCTCTCTCTGTCCGTGGAGCCTTCATATTTGTACCTGTACAAGCCCTTAAAAGATGATGAGGTGGGAGATCTTGCTGTCATTAAATACAGCCCATCAGCCAATGACCAGAAACAAGTGTGTGAGGGCTTGATATTAA GATACAAGCCCAAGGTGATTTCACGTGGCAAAGAACCTGTGAAGATCATGACTGCAGATGGCAAATTTGTAGATTGTCCAGGTGTGGTTTTTGACACTGGAAACACAGCTGGAACAGGTATCTCTGCTGCCCTTGTGAAAGCACTAAACCTTGAGGGCAAAATTGATGTAAGAGATAGAAGGTCTTTTGTTGGTGTAGGGACAGATAATAATGGAAACCCAATCATAGGGGAATGCAACACCATCATGATTGATATCAAAATCCGTCATATGAGGTTAACTAGAAAAGCACTTTATGGCATTCCACCTGGAGATATTCACCTCTTGATAGGGACAGATATTATTGATCTGTTGGGTCAGAAAGGCTTTAAACtgggaaaataa